In the genome of Rhodoferax sp. BAB1, one region contains:
- a CDS encoding ABC transporter substrate-binding protein — MKLRQLALAASLTAAAVTGALCSTAAFAQAKEQFFPVLVYRTGAYAPNGVPFANGYVDYLKLTNARGGINGVKVSYEECETGYATDRGVECYERLKGKNGGATVFQPLSTGITFALTEKAPGDKIPLITAGYGRSESADGMVFKWNFPLSGTYWVAADTLIQHIAKKEGGYDKLKGKKIALVYHDSPFGKEPIPLLQERAAMHGFQLSLLPVTHPGVEQKATWLQIRQNRPDYVLNWGWGVMNSTALKEAQATGYPREKMYGVWWAGAEPDVKDVGAGAKGYNAIMMQHGAEPNAAVVKEILDKVHAKGQGTGPKEEVGQVLYMRGLQAAMFAVEGARAAQERYGKGKWVTGEQARWGYENLNLTQAKLDALGFKGVMRPISTSCQDHMGASWARVHTWDGAKFVWSSDWYQADEQIIKPMVKNAADKYAAEKKLTRRGGADCQS, encoded by the coding sequence ATGAAGCTTCGTCAACTCGCCCTCGCCGCCTCGCTGACGGCCGCCGCCGTCACGGGTGCGCTTTGTTCCACGGCCGCGTTCGCGCAGGCCAAGGAACAGTTTTTCCCCGTGCTGGTCTACCGCACCGGCGCCTACGCGCCCAACGGCGTGCCCTTCGCCAACGGCTACGTCGACTACCTCAAGCTCACCAACGCGCGCGGCGGCATCAACGGCGTGAAAGTCTCCTACGAGGAGTGCGAGACCGGCTACGCCACCGACCGCGGCGTGGAGTGCTACGAGCGCCTCAAGGGCAAGAACGGTGGCGCCACCGTGTTCCAGCCCCTGTCCACCGGCATCACCTTCGCGCTGACCGAGAAGGCCCCGGGCGACAAGATCCCGCTGATCACCGCCGGCTACGGCCGCAGCGAGTCGGCCGACGGCATGGTCTTCAAGTGGAACTTCCCGCTGTCGGGCACCTACTGGGTGGCGGCTGATACGCTGATCCAGCACATCGCCAAGAAGGAAGGCGGCTACGACAAGCTCAAGGGCAAGAAGATCGCGCTGGTCTACCACGACAGCCCCTTCGGCAAGGAACCCATTCCGCTGCTGCAGGAGCGCGCCGCCATGCACGGCTTCCAGCTCAGCCTCTTGCCCGTGACCCACCCGGGTGTGGAGCAGAAGGCCACCTGGCTGCAGATCCGCCAGAACCGTCCCGACTACGTGCTCAACTGGGGCTGGGGCGTGATGAATTCCACCGCGCTCAAGGAGGCCCAGGCCACCGGCTACCCGCGCGAGAAGATGTACGGCGTGTGGTGGGCCGGTGCCGAGCCCGACGTCAAGGACGTGGGGGCCGGTGCCAAGGGCTACAACGCCATCATGATGCAGCACGGCGCCGAGCCGAACGCTGCCGTGGTCAAGGAGATCCTGGACAAGGTGCACGCCAAGGGCCAGGGCACGGGCCCGAAGGAAGAAGTGGGCCAGGTGCTGTACATGCGCGGCCTGCAGGCAGCGATGTTCGCTGTGGAGGGCGCGCGCGCCGCGCAGGAGCGCTACGGCAAGGGCAAGTGGGTGACCGGCGAGCAGGCGCGCTGGGGCTACGAGAACCTGAACCTGACACAGGCCAAGCTCGATGCGCTGGGCTTCAAGGGTGTGATGCGCCCGATCTCCACCAGCTGCCAGGACCACATGGGCGCTTCCTGGGCCCGCGTGCACACCTGGGACGGCGCCAAGTTCGTCTGGAGTTCCGACTGGTACCAGGCTGACGAGCAGATCATCAAGCCCATGGTGAAGAACGCGGCCGACAAGTACGCGGCCGAGAAGAAGCTGACACGTCGGGGTGGCGCTGACTGTCAGTCTTGA
- a CDS encoding branched-chain amino acid ABC transporter permease, translating to MFYRENGQFKTTYTADQQIFAIAQDRWAILALIAFAFIGVPMLADEYLFRAIFIPFLILALAAVGVNILVGYCGQISLGSGAFMAVGAYAAYNTFVRIEGMPLLVALLSGGFFATLVGIFFGIPSLRVKGLYLAVATLAAQFFCDWAFLRIGWFTHGNPSGSVSVSNLQVFGLPVESPLQKYLFCLALLVLFALLAKNLVRSAIGREWMAIRDMDVAAAVIGIRPMYAKLSAFAVSSFIIGVAGALWGFVHLGAWEPAAFSVDRSFQLLFMVIIGGLGSIMGSFFGAAFIVVLPIVLNQLLPALGSLVGVEISTAAISHTEFMVFGALIVWFLIVEPHGLAKLWSIGKQKLRLWPFPH from the coding sequence ATGTTCTACAGAGAAAACGGCCAGTTCAAGACCACCTACACGGCGGACCAGCAGATCTTTGCGATCGCGCAGGACCGCTGGGCCATCCTGGCGCTGATCGCTTTTGCCTTCATCGGCGTGCCCATGCTGGCCGATGAATACCTGTTCCGCGCCATCTTCATCCCTTTCCTTATCCTGGCGCTGGCGGCGGTGGGCGTGAACATCCTGGTCGGCTACTGCGGCCAGATCTCGCTGGGTTCGGGGGCTTTCATGGCCGTGGGGGCCTACGCGGCCTACAACACCTTCGTGCGCATCGAGGGCATGCCGCTGCTCGTGGCCCTCTTGTCGGGCGGTTTCTTCGCCACGCTGGTGGGCATCTTCTTCGGCATCCCCAGCCTGCGGGTCAAGGGCCTGTACCTGGCCGTGGCCACGCTGGCCGCGCAGTTCTTCTGCGACTGGGCCTTCCTGCGCATCGGCTGGTTCACCCACGGCAACCCTTCGGGTTCGGTCTCGGTGTCCAACCTGCAAGTCTTCGGCCTGCCGGTGGAGTCGCCGCTGCAGAAGTACCTGTTCTGCCTGGCGCTGCTGGTGCTGTTCGCGCTGCTGGCCAAGAACCTGGTGCGCAGTGCCATCGGCCGCGAGTGGATGGCCATCCGCGACATGGACGTGGCCGCGGCCGTGATCGGCATCCGCCCCATGTACGCCAAGCTCAGCGCCTTTGCCGTGAGCTCCTTCATCATCGGCGTGGCCGGCGCGCTCTGGGGCTTCGTGCACCTGGGTGCCTGGGAGCCGGCCGCCTTCTCGGTGGACCGTTCCTTCCAGCTGCTGTTCATGGTCATCATCGGCGGCCTGGGCTCCATCATGGGCAGCTTCTTCGGCGCGGCCTTCATCGTCGTGCTGCCCATCGTGCTCAACCAGCTGCTGCCGGCGCTGGGCAGCCTGGTCGGCGTGGAGATTTCCACGGCGGCCATCTCCCACACCGAATTCATGGTCTTCGGCGCACTGATCGTCTGGTTCCTGATCGTCGAGCCGCACGGCCTGGCCAAGCTGTGGAGCATAGGCAAGCAGAAGCTGCGCCTGTGGCCCTTCCCGCACTGA
- a CDS encoding branched-chain amino acid ABC transporter permease translates to MAFFLETLLNGLMAGMLYSLVALGFVLIFKASGVFNFAQGAMVLFAALAMARFAEWIPQWTGIESRWLANTVAFVLAGAVMFVVAWLVERLVLRHLVNQEAATLLMATLGITYFMEGLGQTLFGSDIYKIDIGMPKEPIFAFASVFEGGILINQEDLIAAAIAAVLVAGLSVFFQKTATGRALRAVADDHQAAQSIGIPLNRIWVIVWCVAGVVALVAGMIWGSKLGVQFSLATVALRALPVIILGGLTSVPGAIIGGLIIGVGEKLSEVYLGPFVGGGIEIWFAYMLALVFLLFRPQGLFGEKIIDRV, encoded by the coding sequence ATGGCATTCTTTCTTGAGACTCTGCTGAACGGCCTCATGGCCGGCATGCTGTATTCGCTGGTGGCGCTGGGCTTCGTGCTGATCTTCAAGGCCTCGGGCGTGTTCAACTTCGCGCAGGGCGCCATGGTGCTGTTCGCGGCCCTGGCCATGGCGCGTTTTGCCGAATGGATCCCGCAGTGGACTGGCATCGAAAGCCGCTGGCTGGCTAACACGGTGGCTTTCGTGCTGGCCGGCGCCGTGATGTTCGTGGTGGCCTGGCTGGTGGAGCGTCTGGTGCTGCGCCACCTGGTCAACCAGGAGGCGGCCACGCTGCTGATGGCCACGCTGGGCATCACCTATTTCATGGAAGGCCTGGGCCAGACCCTGTTCGGCAGCGACATCTACAAGATCGACATCGGCATGCCCAAGGAGCCGATCTTCGCTTTCGCATCGGTGTTCGAGGGCGGCATCCTGATCAACCAGGAAGACCTGATCGCCGCGGCCATTGCCGCCGTGCTGGTGGCCGGCCTGTCGGTGTTTTTCCAGAAGACGGCCACCGGGCGCGCGCTGCGTGCCGTGGCTGACGACCACCAGGCCGCGCAGAGCATCGGCATTCCGCTCAACCGCATCTGGGTCATCGTCTGGTGCGTGGCGGGTGTGGTGGCGCTGGTGGCCGGGATGATCTGGGGCTCCAAGCTGGGCGTGCAGTTCTCGCTGGCCACGGTGGCGCTGCGTGCGCTGCCGGTGATCATCCTGGGCGGGCTGACCTCGGTGCCCGGCGCCATCATCGGCGGCCTGATCATCGGCGTGGGCGAGAAGCTGTCTGAGGTCTACCTGGGCCCCTTTGTCGGCGGCGGCATCGAGATCTGGTTCGCCTACATGCTGGCGCTGGTGTTCCTGCTGTTCCGGCCGCAGGGCTTGTTTGGGGAGAAGATCATCGACCGCGTATGA
- a CDS encoding ABC transporter ATP-binding protein yields the protein MTQRKLGDVILDVKNISLAFGGVKALTDISFDVREHEIRAIIGPNGAGKSSMLNCINGVYTPQHGTITFRGQTFDHMNSRQVAEMGVARTFQNLALFKGMSVLDNIMTGRNLKIRSNILLQALRIGPAQREEIRHREFVEHIIDFLEIQAHRKTPVGQLPYGLQKRVDLGRALAMEPQVLLLDEPMAGMNVEEKQDMCRFVLDINDEFGTTVVLIEHDMGVVMDISDRVVVLDYGKKIGDGTPDAVRNNEEVIRAYLGTSH from the coding sequence ATGACGCAAAGAAAACTGGGCGACGTGATCCTGGATGTGAAGAACATCTCGCTGGCCTTCGGCGGCGTGAAGGCGCTGACCGACATTTCCTTCGACGTGCGCGAGCACGAGATCCGCGCCATCATCGGCCCCAACGGCGCGGGCAAGAGCTCCATGCTCAACTGCATCAACGGCGTCTACACGCCGCAGCACGGCACCATCACCTTCCGCGGCCAGACCTTCGACCACATGAACAGCCGCCAGGTGGCCGAGATGGGCGTGGCGCGCACCTTCCAGAACCTGGCCCTGTTCAAGGGCATGAGCGTGCTGGACAACATCATGACCGGGCGCAACCTGAAGATCCGCAGCAACATCCTGCTGCAGGCGCTGCGCATCGGCCCGGCCCAGCGCGAGGAGATCCGCCACCGCGAGTTCGTCGAGCACATCATCGACTTCCTGGAGATCCAGGCGCATCGCAAGACGCCCGTGGGCCAGCTGCCCTACGGCCTGCAAAAGCGCGTGGACCTGGGCCGCGCCCTGGCCATGGAGCCGCAGGTGCTGCTGCTGGACGAACCCATGGCCGGCATGAACGTGGAAGAGAAACAGGACATGTGCCGCTTCGTGCTCGACATCAACGACGAGTTCGGCACGACCGTGGTGCTGATCGAGCACGACATGGGCGTGGTGATGGACATCAGCGACCGCGTGGTGGTGCTGGACTACGGCAAGAAGATCGGCGACGGCACCCCCGATGCCGTGCGCAACAACGAGGAAGTGATCCGGGCCTATCTGGGCACATCTCACTGA